One window from the genome of [Mycobacterium] stephanolepidis encodes:
- a CDS encoding MlaD family protein — protein MPDAIGLYVGNPVTQMGYRIGKIVSIQPGPSHVRVGFSITGGREFPGDVKAIIRSTSILADRSLELVGNYSGGPRLNAASCIPLNRSVSPKSLSEIIGSADIFLNAINSSGSENIADTVRGLDQLAHNNGAGFGRLLTVSSDLLDGPDRQISNIGSIVRNTAQLTSALEDITGPMKEILLDAPTTTVDIVTALDGATRLVGADAIGKVGPLMELVATLESRLGDETQITLDRVSNALRKISPHANALAGVFNGVPWWINTAANHFNAKQFGTFNIAYRPPLFRVATHDKLALCGAMNASMPGSCADANGQPYAVDVALLQYVLQQAGHS, from the coding sequence ATGCCGGACGCGATCGGGCTCTATGTAGGTAACCCCGTCACTCAGATGGGTTACCGCATAGGCAAAATCGTCTCGATCCAGCCAGGTCCCAGCCATGTCCGCGTTGGCTTCTCCATAACCGGAGGACGTGAATTCCCCGGCGACGTCAAGGCGATCATCCGGTCGACCTCAATCCTCGCGGATCGCTCCCTGGAACTGGTCGGCAATTACTCCGGAGGACCACGGCTCAACGCCGCCAGTTGTATCCCGCTCAATCGGTCTGTGTCACCGAAATCGTTGTCGGAGATCATTGGGTCGGCGGACATCTTCCTTAACGCCATCAACTCCAGCGGCTCGGAGAACATCGCAGACACAGTTCGTGGGTTAGATCAATTGGCACACAACAATGGAGCAGGGTTCGGCCGCTTGCTGACCGTGTCGTCCGACTTGCTCGATGGCCCCGATCGGCAGATCAGCAACATCGGCTCGATCGTTCGGAACACCGCGCAGCTGACATCGGCGTTGGAAGACATCACAGGGCCGATGAAGGAGATTCTGCTGGATGCACCGACCACGACCGTAGACATCGTGACTGCGCTGGACGGCGCGACTCGACTGGTCGGTGCGGACGCCATCGGAAAGGTTGGCCCACTTATGGAATTGGTCGCCACACTGGAATCCAGACTAGGCGACGAAACACAGATCACATTGGACAGAGTGAGCAATGCCCTACGGAAAATCAGCCCGCATGCCAATGCCCTTGCCGGCGTGTTCAACGGGGTGCCTTGGTGGATCAACACGGCGGCAAATCACTTTAACGCCAAACAGTTCGGCACGTTCAACATCGCGTACCGACCGCCATTGTTCCGTGTCGCAACCCACGACAAGCTGGCACTCTGCGGCGCGATGAATGCGTCGATGCCCGGCAGCTGCGCGGACGCGAACGGCCAGCCTTACGCCGTCGACGTTGCGCTGCTGCAGTACGTACTCCAGCAGGCTGGCCACTCGTGA
- the pgsA gene encoding CDP-diacylglycerol--glycerol-3-phosphate 3-phosphatidyltransferase, with translation MPMPPETQPDSEASAAPVPLVNIANILTVLRIVLVPVFIAVLFTAGGHESSWRIAAFGVFALAIATDRYDGVLARRYGLVTPFGQLADPIADKALIGAALVGLSVLGDLAWWVTAVILVREIGITVLRLSVLRHGVIPANRGGKLKTMVQSLAIAGYLLPLTGYWHTAAVVLMGLAVALTVITGVDYLVQALRPRPKPASA, from the coding sequence GTGCCGATGCCACCGGAAACCCAGCCTGATTCCGAGGCTTCGGCTGCGCCGGTGCCGCTGGTGAACATTGCCAACATCCTGACAGTGCTGCGCATCGTGCTCGTACCGGTGTTCATCGCCGTGTTGTTCACCGCGGGAGGGCACGAATCCTCCTGGCGCATCGCCGCTTTCGGGGTGTTTGCGCTGGCCATCGCCACCGACCGATACGACGGTGTGCTGGCCCGCAGGTATGGCCTGGTCACCCCATTCGGCCAGCTTGCCGACCCGATCGCCGATAAGGCGCTCATCGGGGCGGCACTGGTGGGGCTGAGTGTGCTCGGAGATCTCGCATGGTGGGTCACCGCGGTCATCCTCGTACGTGAGATCGGGATCACGGTGCTGCGTTTGTCGGTGCTCCGACATGGGGTGATCCCGGCCAATCGGGGCGGCAAGCTGAAGACCATGGTGCAGTCCTTGGCGATCGCCGGGTATCTGCTGCCGTTGACGGGTTATTGGCACACTGCCGCCGTGGTCCTGATGGGGCTGGCGGTGGCCCTCACCGTCATAACCGGTGTCGACTACCTGGTGCAGGCGCTGCGACCTCGACCCAAACCCGCATCGGCGTAG
- the pspA gene encoding phage shock protein PspA, with translation MANPFVKAWKYLMALFNAKIDENADPKVQIQQAIEEAQRNHQALSQQAASVIGNQRQLEMRLNRQLADVEKLQVNVRQALTLADQATGSGDASKATEYNNAAEAFAAQLVTAEQSVEDLKALHDQALAAAAQAKKAVEQNAMMLQQRIAERTKLLSQLEQAKMQEQVSASLRSMSELAAPGNTPSLDEVRDKIERRYANALGQAELAQNSVQGRMIEVQQASVQMAGHSRLEQIRASMKGEALPTGGTATSAPATAPEQANPANPLGQQ, from the coding sequence ATGGCTAACCCGTTCGTCAAGGCGTGGAAGTACCTGATGGCACTGTTCAACGCGAAGATTGACGAGAACGCAGACCCCAAGGTGCAGATTCAGCAGGCCATCGAGGAGGCCCAGCGGAACCACCAGGCGCTCTCGCAGCAGGCCGCCTCGGTGATCGGGAATCAGCGCCAGCTGGAGATGCGCCTCAACCGTCAGCTGGCCGACGTTGAGAAACTTCAGGTCAACGTTCGTCAGGCGCTGACCTTGGCCGATCAGGCCACCGGCTCGGGAGATGCATCCAAGGCGACCGAGTACAACAACGCCGCCGAGGCGTTCGCCGCCCAGCTGGTCACCGCCGAGCAGAGCGTCGAGGACCTCAAGGCGCTGCACGACCAGGCGCTCGCCGCCGCGGCCCAGGCCAAGAAGGCCGTTGAGCAGAACGCGATGATGCTGCAGCAGCGGATCGCCGAGCGGACCAAGCTGCTGAGCCAGCTGGAGCAGGCCAAGATGCAGGAGCAGGTGTCCGCGTCGCTTCGGTCGATGAGCGAGCTTGCCGCCCCAGGCAACACCCCGAGCCTGGACGAGGTGCGCGACAAGATCGAGCGCCGCTACGCCAACGCCCTCGGTCAGGCCGAGCTGGCACAGAACTCGGTGCAGGGCCGCATGATCGAGGTACAGCAGGCAAGTGTGCAGATGGCCGGGCATTCGCGTCTGGAGCAGATCCGCGCCTCCATGAAGGGTGAGGCCTTGCCCACCGGTGGCACGGCGACCTCGGCGCCTGCGACGGCACCAGAGCAGGCCAACCCCGCCAATCCGCTGGGCCAGCAGTAG
- a CDS encoding helix-turn-helix domain-containing protein — translation MMESDTERDIEEEIPARAAYAGEHVRRNVIFDALIEAPAPMSVQMLAEQVGLHVTTVRFHLTKLVSSGAVNVVPGGRSGRGRPPAHYEAAPRSRLFTFLPLLLDQFGSTEAAREQLAANAGRIWARNHSSHILQIDVPDPASVALEILSQLGFRVSTVTSIFGEHELKICACPLREIALTHPEIASGIQRGAIEEALALTSPALASQYSVSILPDALNGDCEVIVRLVPASRDGGTSAGPHRKSVR, via the coding sequence ATGATGGAATCGGACACTGAGCGCGATATAGAGGAAGAGATCCCGGCCCGGGCCGCCTATGCCGGTGAACATGTCCGTCGGAACGTCATCTTTGACGCCTTGATCGAGGCGCCGGCACCCATGAGCGTCCAGATGCTCGCTGAGCAGGTAGGCCTGCATGTTACGACCGTGCGCTTTCACCTCACGAAGCTGGTTTCCTCGGGTGCTGTCAATGTCGTACCTGGCGGTCGCTCGGGGCGGGGTCGGCCCCCGGCACACTATGAAGCGGCCCCACGCTCACGGCTCTTCACCTTCTTACCTCTACTTCTTGATCAGTTCGGTAGTACAGAGGCTGCGCGTGAGCAACTCGCAGCAAATGCCGGGAGAATCTGGGCGCGGAATCACTCTTCCCACATTCTTCAGATCGACGTACCGGATCCGGCGAGCGTGGCCCTCGAGATCCTCAGCCAGCTCGGATTCCGCGTATCCACGGTTACCAGCATCTTCGGCGAACACGAGCTAAAGATCTGCGCTTGCCCACTGCGCGAGATTGCCCTCACGCATCCAGAAATTGCCAGCGGAATACAGCGCGGCGCTATCGAGGAGGCGCTGGCTCTGACCTCACCGGCGCTCGCGTCGCAGTACTCGGTGTCAATTCTTCCCGATGCGCTCAACGGTGACTGCGAAGTGATCGTGCGTCTGGTGCCGGCATCTCGGGATGGCGGCACCAGTGCGGGCCCCCACCGCAAGAGTGTCAGGTAA
- a CDS encoding MlaD family protein translates to MRVAKNILSFAMFAMIIAVALTYIGSFGIRLGLPKNRINLTMDVPDSEGVVVGSSVLLRGVAIGKVTGVSTSVSNATIDFYLDPGQRVPVDSDVRLDNFSALGEAYVGFRPRSDDGPVLTDGQRIAAQTVTVPPSISQLAATVVRVLNQMDPAQLKRILNEADASLPDPGRVLPNLSRASLLTRNMMMSMDGKGQELLGNLQNLLRNAGWVGPTLAEIGPPLRSVGDGISGAFTAMMNVVAWNNPHNVQLFQKFLARLQNFLDTRAPDLKVIGNALLPQFQGIGGALMNFDTAQILSNALSGIPEDGAITLRVSMPDR, encoded by the coding sequence ATGAGAGTCGCCAAGAACATACTGTCCTTCGCAATGTTCGCGATGATTATCGCGGTCGCGCTTACATACATCGGGTCGTTCGGTATCCGGCTGGGGTTACCGAAGAATCGCATCAATCTCACGATGGACGTACCGGATAGCGAAGGTGTGGTGGTTGGCTCCAGTGTGCTGCTGCGCGGTGTGGCCATTGGCAAGGTGACCGGTGTTTCGACCTCGGTGAGCAATGCCACCATCGATTTCTATCTCGACCCCGGGCAGCGCGTTCCCGTCGACAGTGATGTGCGTCTGGATAATTTTTCTGCGCTCGGTGAAGCCTACGTCGGCTTTCGGCCGCGGTCCGATGACGGCCCTGTGCTGACGGACGGTCAGCGCATCGCGGCGCAGACGGTAACTGTGCCGCCCTCGATCTCACAACTTGCCGCCACGGTGGTCCGCGTACTCAACCAGATGGATCCTGCGCAGCTCAAAAGGATCCTGAATGAAGCGGACGCTTCCTTGCCGGATCCAGGCCGCGTGCTACCCAACCTATCGCGCGCGAGTTTGCTTACCCGAAACATGATGATGAGCATGGACGGAAAAGGGCAGGAACTTCTTGGCAATCTTCAAAATCTGCTGCGCAATGCTGGGTGGGTCGGCCCCACGTTGGCAGAAATCGGGCCGCCGTTGCGGTCTGTAGGAGATGGAATATCGGGCGCATTTACCGCCATGATGAATGTTGTCGCCTGGAACAATCCGCACAACGTTCAGCTGTTTCAAAAGTTCCTCGCGCGCCTCCAAAACTTTCTGGACACCCGGGCGCCTGATCTCAAAGTTATTGGTAATGCACTACTTCCGCAGTTCCAGGGAATCGGGGGAGCGTTGATGAACTTCGACACGGCACAAATCCTGAGTAACGCATTATCAGGCATACCCGAAGACGGCGCGATCACCCTTCGTGTATCCATGCCCGACCGCTAG
- a CDS encoding MlaD family protein yields MLVVSCSSLSVNSIPQPGGNHRGGYDVVLEFASVLNLPNRAKVVQDGATVGVVTKVDLKSDHVDVTSQIDPGINIPANVRATLQQSTVLGDTYVALTRPQAGDPTPLVVDGGRIPLAQTVSPPQLEDTLANMANFVGSGAIQRVQDTIIGINRVTPSNREDLRNLVSRVAVDLADLSNNVDMVDKWLDGVSRTTDVMSRNLPTYRYWFSPEGMLGFDRSTVVASYIGTVLPSVGSIYSGGFWLVPLLRSLSNAVGAVQQSKWSFEDEAPKWRKLFIEDFFPVDKYPAINITSISGPDGREMIGNVQDVLRILGATP; encoded by the coding sequence ATGTTGGTCGTTTCTTGCTCATCGCTGTCGGTGAACTCGATACCCCAGCCAGGCGGTAACCATCGGGGTGGCTATGACGTTGTTCTGGAATTTGCCAGTGTCCTGAATCTGCCGAACCGGGCGAAAGTGGTCCAAGACGGCGCCACAGTGGGGGTGGTCACCAAGGTCGATCTCAAAAGCGATCACGTTGATGTGACATCGCAGATCGATCCTGGCATCAACATCCCGGCGAATGTTCGTGCGACACTTCAGCAATCCACGGTGCTGGGTGATACCTACGTTGCGCTCACACGTCCCCAGGCAGGTGACCCGACGCCACTGGTGGTCGATGGCGGCCGAATCCCTTTGGCGCAAACAGTGTCTCCGCCGCAGCTTGAAGACACATTGGCGAATATGGCGAACTTCGTTGGCAGTGGAGCGATCCAGCGGGTGCAGGACACGATCATCGGCATCAACCGTGTGACCCCGTCGAATCGAGAAGACCTGCGCAACCTGGTGAGCCGGGTTGCGGTGGACCTGGCGGACCTTTCCAACAACGTGGATATGGTCGACAAATGGCTTGACGGCGTATCGAGAACTACCGATGTGATGAGCCGCAACCTGCCTACATACAGGTACTGGTTCTCGCCGGAAGGCATGCTGGGATTCGACCGGTCGACAGTGGTTGCAAGCTACATCGGCACTGTACTTCCGTCGGTCGGGAGTATTTACAGCGGAGGGTTCTGGCTGGTTCCGTTGCTTAGATCGCTGAGCAATGCGGTTGGAGCGGTTCAACAGAGCAAATGGAGCTTCGAAGACGAAGCGCCTAAATGGCGAAAGTTGTTCATCGAGGACTTCTTTCCCGTCGATAAGTACCCCGCAATCAACATCACCTCGATATCCGGGCCCGACGGGCGCGAAATGATTGGCAACGTACAGGATGTGCTGCGCATACTGGGAGCGACGCCATGA
- a CDS encoding MlaD family protein: protein MVAMVALAAGIIYINPLNHRPVVFYTDDAASVRPGDSVRIAGITVGKVDSLAIEPNQVQVRLSVEKDAFVGDQSQVQVRMLTVIGGYYVNLVSLGDKPLGQKSIPLERVTMPYNLMKALAGATKITENVNPKPIRESLDKIQAGLSGTNVETLSAVVNAGNALTETIDKQRGQISQILDLSDEYIESLSGYRDKLKDLILKISIMEQTLVLYGKGFAGAMKGMGDVSDAILAPTGKFWVNHREEFIQKVREWQNRVRRWVDNNSRLVPRLRRVRDKLERVLDAQNARPELLATDLCIPMPGSGC, encoded by the coding sequence ATGGTCGCGATGGTGGCGTTGGCCGCCGGCATCATCTATATCAACCCACTCAACCATCGGCCGGTGGTTTTCTACACAGACGACGCCGCATCGGTGCGGCCAGGCGACAGTGTGCGCATCGCCGGTATCACCGTCGGAAAGGTGGACAGCCTCGCGATCGAGCCGAATCAGGTTCAGGTTCGCCTGAGTGTGGAGAAAGACGCCTTCGTCGGCGATCAGTCACAAGTTCAGGTTCGTATGCTCACGGTGATCGGTGGCTACTACGTGAACCTGGTGTCGCTGGGCGACAAACCGTTGGGACAGAAGTCTATTCCACTTGAACGGGTGACCATGCCCTACAACCTGATGAAAGCACTGGCCGGTGCCACCAAGATTACCGAGAACGTCAATCCGAAGCCGATCCGTGAATCGCTGGACAAAATTCAGGCCGGCCTGAGCGGAACCAACGTGGAGACGCTATCGGCGGTTGTCAACGCAGGCAATGCTCTGACGGAGACGATCGACAAGCAGCGCGGGCAGATCTCGCAGATCCTTGATCTCTCGGACGAATACATCGAGTCATTGTCCGGCTACCGCGACAAGCTCAAGGATCTCATCCTGAAAATTTCGATCATGGAGCAGACACTTGTGCTGTACGGCAAGGGATTTGCTGGTGCCATGAAGGGCATGGGTGACGTCTCGGATGCGATTCTGGCGCCTACTGGCAAATTCTGGGTCAACCACCGTGAGGAGTTCATCCAGAAAGTTCGCGAGTGGCAGAACCGAGTTCGACGGTGGGTCGATAACAACAGCAGACTCGTCCCTCGACTGCGCCGGGTGCGTGACAAGCTCGAGCGCGTCCTGGACGCGCAGAACGCTCGTCCAGAGTTGCTCGCCACCGATTTGTGCATACCGATGCCTGGAAGCGGTTGCTGA
- a CDS encoding MlaE family ABC transporter permease, translating to MALREPFRATGQWVTFIARTVWLLPVTVRLYRRETLRVMNNLAWGRGSVIVDGGVISVLAVLGIAVGGMAAIEAFSIMNLMGLGALAGIIGGWGNVREMAPLVAGVAFASQAGCRMTAEIGSMRIAEEIDATEAMGLRSIPFVVGTRLIGGLMCVVPGYLLALVVSFVTCDTVIRVFYGQPGGTYNHYFVEFLTPHDIGASLIKAATYCTAVTIIHCYYGYFASGGPVGVGEASGRAIRASLVTILVLDLATTIMLWGLRPEFVFKA from the coding sequence ATGGCGCTGCGCGAACCTTTCCGTGCCACTGGGCAGTGGGTCACATTTATTGCACGGACGGTGTGGTTGCTCCCGGTCACGGTGCGGTTGTACCGGCGTGAGACGTTACGGGTGATGAACAACCTGGCCTGGGGTCGGGGGTCAGTCATTGTCGATGGCGGCGTGATCAGTGTGCTTGCGGTACTTGGCATTGCGGTCGGTGGCATGGCGGCGATCGAAGCATTCTCCATCATGAATCTGATGGGGCTCGGGGCACTCGCCGGCATCATCGGCGGGTGGGGGAATGTCCGTGAGATGGCTCCGCTGGTCGCTGGAGTGGCGTTCGCTTCTCAGGCGGGTTGCCGGATGACCGCGGAGATCGGTTCCATGCGGATCGCCGAGGAAATCGACGCCACTGAGGCCATGGGACTGAGGTCGATCCCATTTGTGGTCGGTACCCGTCTCATCGGTGGACTGATGTGTGTCGTACCCGGATACCTGCTCGCGCTGGTGGTCAGTTTCGTGACGTGTGACACCGTCATTCGCGTTTTCTACGGCCAGCCGGGCGGCACCTACAATCACTACTTCGTCGAGTTTCTCACCCCGCATGATATCGGCGCCTCGCTGATAAAAGCGGCTACCTACTGCACCGCAGTGACGATAATTCATTGCTACTACGGCTATTTCGCCTCCGGAGGGCCCGTAGGTGTCGGGGAGGCATCGGGCCGGGCTATCCGTGCCAGTCTGGTGACCATCTTGGTGTTAGACCTGGCGACCACCATCATGCTGTGGGGCCTACGACCCGAATTCGTGTTTAAGGCGTAG
- a CDS encoding MlaD family protein, with product MIKPKAALWRFMVSGAIGTVLLILIINVLRQPVSSETRSYTAEFTDASGLSLDADVRFRGVRVGKVKGIRLVRKEGQSIAEVELSLDKRYAVVSKTRLAIKFQSLTGLRYLDLADPVDYAPSENVVARIPLSMTHSSFDVTTLFNGLQPVLATLSPSDIDNFTDNVASFMEGNGGGLGPMLDSVRKLTQFVADRQQVIATLMRNLSAIAETFGGHSRDLLQILDWVNRPVDNALAVIDEFRKSELYGPEFTSVTVQLLANAGFTPGKADMDKGIDRAITVFDDYSDAFKRVPVMWDNVEPPGPPGMPVPCSRGRAQLPESMDVLLNGQRVVLCNR from the coding sequence ATGATCAAACCCAAGGCTGCACTGTGGCGTTTCATGGTCAGCGGTGCCATTGGCACCGTGCTGCTGATCTTGATCATCAACGTATTGCGACAACCCGTTTCCAGTGAAACCCGCTCCTATACAGCAGAGTTCACCGATGCCTCCGGTCTGAGCCTGGATGCGGATGTTCGTTTTCGTGGGGTGCGTGTCGGCAAAGTCAAGGGCATACGGCTGGTGCGCAAGGAAGGGCAGAGCATTGCTGAGGTGGAATTGAGCCTGGACAAGCGCTACGCCGTGGTATCCAAGACGCGGCTGGCGATTAAGTTCCAGTCGCTCACCGGGCTGCGCTATCTCGATCTCGCTGATCCTGTTGATTACGCACCCAGTGAGAACGTGGTGGCTCGAATTCCGTTGAGCATGACTCATTCTTCGTTTGACGTCACCACCTTGTTCAACGGGTTGCAACCGGTCTTGGCGACCTTGAGCCCCAGCGATATCGACAACTTCACGGACAATGTCGCTTCGTTTATGGAGGGCAATGGTGGCGGCCTTGGACCGATGCTGGATAGCGTCCGCAAGCTGACCCAGTTCGTGGCCGATCGACAGCAGGTCATCGCAACTCTGATGCGCAACCTCAGCGCGATCGCGGAAACGTTCGGCGGGCATTCCAGAGATCTACTACAGATCCTGGACTGGGTAAATCGGCCTGTGGACAACGCACTCGCGGTGATCGACGAGTTCCGAAAGTCCGAGTTATACGGGCCGGAGTTCACGTCTGTGACGGTTCAGCTGCTGGCCAATGCAGGCTTCACCCCGGGGAAAGCAGATATGGACAAGGGGATTGACCGGGCGATCACGGTGTTTGACGACTACAGCGATGCATTCAAACGCGTACCGGTGATGTGGGACAACGTCGAGCCGCCCGGGCCTCCCGGAATGCCGGTGCCGTGCTCCCGTGGACGGGCGCAATTGCCTGAGTCGATGGACGTACTACTGAACGGTCAACGGGTGGTCCTGTGCAATCGCTAA
- the clgR gene encoding transcriptional regulator ClgR: MALLLREAIGDTLRNARSGQGRTLREVSDSARVSLGYLSEVERGRKEASSELLAAICGALDVPLSEVLSEVSARLAHREAAAAAPQPAVTTAAGSLSGIDVATKVVIPQVRAMAAA; this comes from the coding sequence ATGGCGTTGTTGCTTCGAGAAGCCATCGGCGACACCCTGCGGAACGCTCGATCCGGGCAGGGGAGAACGTTGCGTGAGGTATCGGACTCGGCGCGCGTCAGCCTGGGATATCTGTCCGAGGTGGAACGTGGCCGCAAGGAAGCCTCCAGCGAGCTGCTGGCCGCGATCTGCGGCGCGCTCGATGTCCCGCTGTCGGAGGTGTTATCCGAGGTCAGCGCGAGGCTGGCGCATCGCGAGGCTGCCGCCGCGGCTCCGCAGCCGGCAGTGACGACAGCGGCCGGCTCACTCAGTGGGATCGATGTCGCGACCAAGGTGGTCATTCCGCAGGTTCGCGCAATGGCAGCCGCCTAA
- a CDS encoding MlaD family protein has protein sequence MSAEAEARRLSIIGLAVVLCIAALGLCIAVNPWAGRSANRLSIVIDLPYVGEGVTAGAPMMMHGVTVGNVAGVSTRANGRVRLDVDLEAGPTAGLTDTMGVDFRPANYFGVTGINLVAGQGGKPLHNGMHITATPQGNFTLQALLYRAGEITNGLVSPQLVDVINRATRYTDGLNPLIEAVITAARSVAAVQTVSTEQLLRNTAGISVAFPGFVDAATVAGYGFNQRSGFVNFNMSAANAMPGQDVVPVVAEPGMPVTEEFWNKRALPSIDLLAKGFFGAVGKLLSSHTGELLPVVNVIRTLTDTVPGLVTPAGLSDTLVELRTRFEKLYGGSPEQRALQVHIVLDQIPGVQAPISAMGGP, from the coding sequence ATGTCGGCAGAGGCTGAAGCGCGCAGGCTGAGCATCATCGGTCTCGCGGTGGTCTTATGTATTGCCGCACTAGGACTATGCATTGCCGTCAACCCGTGGGCCGGTCGGTCGGCGAACCGCCTATCTATCGTGATTGACCTGCCGTACGTCGGCGAGGGGGTGACGGCGGGGGCCCCCATGATGATGCACGGCGTAACTGTCGGAAATGTCGCCGGCGTATCAACTCGCGCCAATGGCAGGGTCCGGCTCGATGTCGACCTGGAGGCCGGCCCCACCGCGGGATTGACGGACACGATGGGCGTGGACTTCCGTCCCGCCAACTACTTTGGCGTAACCGGTATCAATTTGGTTGCAGGCCAGGGCGGTAAGCCACTGCACAACGGCATGCACATCACCGCCACGCCGCAGGGCAACTTCACGCTGCAGGCGCTGCTGTATAGGGCGGGCGAGATTACCAACGGTCTAGTGAGCCCGCAGCTTGTTGATGTGATTAACCGGGCCACTCGCTACACCGATGGGCTCAATCCTCTGATCGAGGCTGTGATAACCGCGGCCCGTTCGGTTGCGGCGGTCCAGACAGTCAGCACCGAGCAGCTGCTGAGGAACACCGCGGGAATCAGTGTGGCATTCCCAGGGTTCGTGGACGCGGCCACCGTTGCGGGTTACGGCTTCAATCAGCGCTCAGGTTTTGTGAACTTCAACATGTCTGCGGCGAACGCGATGCCCGGGCAAGATGTCGTCCCGGTTGTGGCCGAACCCGGAATGCCTGTCACTGAAGAATTTTGGAACAAACGAGCATTGCCGTCCATTGATCTGCTTGCGAAGGGGTTTTTCGGAGCTGTCGGAAAGCTGTTGTCATCACACACCGGCGAGTTGCTTCCGGTGGTCAACGTGATCCGGACACTCACCGACACGGTGCCTGGTCTGGTAACACCTGCGGGCCTCAGCGACACCTTGGTGGAATTGAGGACACGTTTCGAGAAGCTGTACGGAGGATCACCGGAACAGCGTGCTTTGCAGGTTCATATCGTGCTCGATCAGATACCCGGTGTGCAGGCACCGATTAGTGCGATGGGTGGCCCATGA
- a CDS encoding amino-acid N-acetyltransferase, producing the protein MSAEGTSGISTNTAPAVTVRRARTSDVPAIKALVDVYAGRILLEKNLVTLYEAVQEFWVADIDGDIVGCGALHVLWSDLGEVRTIAVHPRLKGAGVGHAIVSRLLDVARELELKRVFVLTFEVDFFTKHGFREIDGTPVTAEVYEEMCRSYDTGVAEFLDLSYVKPNTLGNTRMLVHL; encoded by the coding sequence ATGAGCGCTGAAGGTACATCCGGCATCTCGACTAACACGGCCCCAGCGGTGACCGTACGTCGTGCCCGTACCTCCGATGTGCCCGCTATCAAGGCACTCGTCGACGTCTATGCCGGGCGCATCCTGCTGGAAAAGAACCTCGTGACGCTGTACGAGGCGGTTCAGGAGTTCTGGGTGGCCGACATCGATGGGGACATCGTGGGCTGCGGCGCCTTGCACGTGCTGTGGTCCGACCTCGGTGAGGTGCGCACCATCGCGGTGCACCCCCGGCTCAAAGGCGCCGGAGTGGGGCACGCGATCGTCAGCCGCTTGCTCGATGTCGCCAGGGAACTTGAGCTCAAAAGAGTTTTCGTACTGACCTTCGAAGTCGACTTCTTCACCAAACACGGATTCCGCGAGATCGACGGCACCCCGGTGACCGCCGAGGTGTATGAGGAGATGTGCCGGTCCTACGACACCGGTGTAGCCGAGTTCCTCGACCTGAGCTATGTGAAGCCGAACACGCTGGGTAACACCCGCATGCTCGTCCACCTCTGA